In Paracoccus fistulariae, a single window of DNA contains:
- a CDS encoding 3-hydroxyacyl-CoA dehydrogenase, producing MSGSNINHVTVLGGGVLGGQIAWHSAFKGKTVSVFDPSPEALRKCRDAHRSYAEIYTRDLGASAADIAATHDRVTYRGDLASAVAQADLVIEAVPEVPGIKKKAYTDMAPLLPAHTIIATNSSTLLPSDFAEDTRRPDRYCALHFANLIWTYNVAEFMAHPGTSAETLKKIALFAIEIGQVPVATQKEVNGYVLNGWFVPLLTSGLSLVVNGVATPEDVDRTFMIYNRGCGVGPCGFIDMVGIKTAYDVSAYWGEVAGDQQMKDNAAYLKERFLDKGLQGMMGGQGFYSYPNPAYADPGFLAVPDATVVPDLVRRALLT from the coding sequence ATGTCTGGAAGCAATATCAATCATGTGACCGTGCTTGGCGGCGGCGTTCTTGGCGGGCAGATCGCCTGGCACAGCGCCTTCAAGGGCAAGACCGTCAGCGTCTTCGACCCCTCGCCCGAGGCGCTGCGGAAATGCCGGGACGCCCATCGCAGCTATGCCGAGATCTACACGCGCGATCTGGGCGCCAGCGCGGCCGATATCGCTGCCACACACGACCGCGTGACCTATCGCGGCGATCTGGCCAGCGCCGTCGCCCAGGCCGATCTGGTGATCGAGGCCGTTCCCGAAGTGCCCGGGATCAAGAAGAAAGCCTATACCGATATGGCGCCGCTGCTGCCCGCGCATACGATCATCGCGACGAATTCCTCGACCCTGCTGCCCAGCGATTTCGCCGAGGATACCCGCCGCCCCGACAGATATTGCGCGCTGCATTTCGCCAATCTGATCTGGACCTATAATGTCGCGGAATTCATGGCCCATCCGGGCACCTCGGCCGAGACGCTTAAAAAAATCGCGCTCTTTGCGATCGAGATCGGACAGGTGCCGGTTGCCACGCAGAAAGAGGTGAACGGCTATGTGCTGAACGGCTGGTTCGTGCCGCTGCTGACCTCGGGCCTGTCGCTGGTGGTCAATGGGGTCGCCACGCCCGAGGATGTCGACCGGACCTTCATGATCTACAATCGCGGCTGCGGCGTCGGGCCCTGCGGCTTTATCGACATGGTCGGGATCAAGACCGCCTATGACGTCTCGGCCTATTGGGGCGAGGTCGCGGGCGATCAGCAGATGAAGGACAATGCCGCCTATCTGAAAGAGCGTTTTCTGGACAAGGGGCTGCAGGGGATGATGGGCGGTCAGGGCTTTTACAGCTATCCCAACCCGGCCTATGCCGATCCCGGCTTCCTGGCGGTTCCCGACGCGACCGTGGTGCCGGATCTGGTGCGCCGCGCGCTGCTGACCTGA
- a CDS encoding AraC family transcriptional regulator has product MASYFNRASTLVGTREVAAQAGKDVSAAMQAVGLPMALFNKPDERIAFDDICALFEHCAASWQMPDFGLRLAPFQHLEVLGPVALVTKMERDLRSAMQAITRNLLIHSNALSATLDEQGDVASIGVEMQPSAAGTRQYMLLAIGVARNVLEQAGEQKVDLIEVSFRHDAGDVQAAAERYFGCPIRFGAERNAIYFDRATLDRPLEHSDAAYHAIIERYLLTARQEASGRFSDDVRHEIARQMELDVCTLDSVANSLRLEPRSLQRRLKHEGLSFRDLVDDWRKARAKALVTQTRLPLSEISLALGYSDQSIFSRAFQRWHGAGPLAYRRQALRDSAPA; this is encoded by the coding sequence GTGGCTAGCTATTTCAATCGCGCCAGCACATTGGTCGGCACGCGCGAGGTCGCCGCGCAGGCCGGCAAGGATGTCAGCGCGGCAATGCAGGCGGTGGGCCTGCCGATGGCGCTGTTCAACAAGCCCGATGAGCGGATTGCCTTTGACGATATCTGCGCGCTGTTCGAACATTGCGCGGCAAGCTGGCAGATGCCGGATTTCGGCCTTCGTCTGGCGCCGTTCCAGCATCTTGAGGTGCTTGGTCCGGTGGCGCTGGTCACCAAGATGGAGCGCGATCTGCGCAGCGCGATGCAGGCGATCACCCGCAATCTGCTGATCCACAGCAATGCGCTGTCGGCGACGCTGGACGAACAGGGCGATGTCGCATCCATCGGGGTCGAGATGCAGCCATCCGCCGCCGGGACGCGTCAATACATGCTGCTGGCGATCGGCGTCGCGCGCAATGTGCTGGAGCAGGCAGGAGAGCAGAAGGTCGATCTGATCGAGGTCAGCTTTCGCCATGATGCGGGCGATGTGCAGGCCGCGGCCGAGCGTTATTTCGGCTGTCCGATCCGCTTCGGGGCGGAACGCAATGCGATCTATTTCGACCGCGCCACGCTGGACCGGCCGCTGGAACACAGCGATGCGGCCTATCATGCGATCATCGAACGCTATCTGCTGACCGCGCGGCAAGAGGCTTCGGGCCGGTTCAGCGATGACGTGCGCCACGAGATCGCGCGGCAGATGGAGCTGGATGTCTGCACGCTGGACAGCGTTGCCAACAGCCTGCGGCTGGAACCGCGCAGCCTGCAGCGGCGGTTGAAACATGAGGGGCTGAGCTTTCGCGATCTGGTGGATGACTGGCGCAAGGCGCGGGCCAAGGCGCTGGTCACGCAAACGCGGCTGCCCCTGTCCGAAATCTCGCTGGCGCTTGGCTATTCGGATCAAAGCATCTTCAGTCGCGCCTTTCAGCGCTGGCACGGGGCCGGACCGCTGGCCTATCGCAGGCAGGCGCTGCGCGACAGCGCGCCTGCCTGA
- a CDS encoding SDR family NAD(P)-dependent oxidoreductase has product MKYPWKKGAPKVAFVTGGGSGLGREFAKLLLGEGSSVALFDLRVSDEVLAEMRALTSGDQKVQAFAVDITDAAAVNAAVSDAARQFGAPDLAINCAGIAINRPFESLTGPEFEKVIAVNLFGSRNFAAAVLPQMRAGGHLAFVASLAGKTGSFGYAAYSASKFAVIGLAETLRIEEKLRGVEISVLCPGEIDTPLVTEEAKTIHPIARAIKDTGGTLQVGPACDAMMRDLARGKFTIIPGFQSKMTNFVATRFPGLLRAVIDSKARKVARSIAPDRYTQPRGADGQSQIPVSQSQT; this is encoded by the coding sequence ATGAAATACCCTTGGAAAAAAGGCGCCCCGAAAGTTGCATTCGTCACCGGAGGCGGCAGCGGACTGGGGCGCGAATTCGCAAAATTGCTGCTTGGGGAAGGCAGCAGCGTCGCCCTGTTCGATCTGCGCGTCAGCGATGAGGTCCTGGCCGAGATGCGCGCCCTGACCAGCGGCGACCAGAAGGTTCAGGCCTTTGCCGTCGATATCACCGATGCGGCCGCGGTGAACGCCGCCGTATCCGACGCGGCCCGGCAATTCGGCGCGCCCGATCTGGCGATCAACTGCGCGGGCATCGCAATCAACCGCCCCTTCGAAAGCCTCACCGGGCCCGAGTTCGAGAAGGTGATCGCCGTCAACCTGTTCGGTTCGCGCAATTTCGCCGCCGCCGTTCTGCCGCAGATGCGCGCGGGCGGGCATCTGGCCTTCGTCGCCTCGCTTGCGGGCAAGACCGGCAGCTTCGGCTATGCCGCGTATAGCGCCTCGAAATTCGCGGTGATCGGACTGGCCGAGACGCTGCGCATCGAAGAGAAACTGCGCGGGGTCGAGATTTCGGTCCTCTGTCCGGGCGAGATCGACACCCCGCTGGTCACCGAAGAGGCCAAGACCATTCACCCGATCGCCCGCGCGATCAAGGATACCGGCGGCACGCTGCAGGTCGGCCCGGCCTGCGACGCGATGATGCGCGATCTGGCCCGTGGCAAGTTCACAATCATTCCGGGGTTCCAGTCGAAGATGACCAATTTCGTGGCAACGCGCTTTCCCGGCCTGCTGCGCGCGGTGATCGATTCCAAGGCCCGCAAGGTTGCCCGCTCGATCGCGCCCGACCGCTATACCCAGCCGCGCGGCGCTGACGGGCAAAGTCAAATTCCGGTCAGCCAGAGCCAAACCTGA
- a CDS encoding 2,4'-dihydroxyacetophenone dioxygenase family protein, whose product MSLDLTSTQDRLLTLNIKDGEVLNTLPGVHVTPMYLDREKGIWVLYARFEPGTRLPRHYHSGVVHFFTTKGSWAYVEHPEDVQTEGSYLFEPAGSHHTFESKEGTEGFMLVEGANVNLNEDGSLMFIMDAGWIEDAVKQVAQETGQTVPRYIRPGAVNQG is encoded by the coding sequence ATGTCGCTTGATCTGACATCCACGCAAGACCGTCTGCTGACGCTGAACATCAAGGATGGCGAGGTGCTGAACACCCTGCCCGGCGTTCACGTCACCCCGATGTATCTGGATCGCGAAAAGGGCATCTGGGTGCTCTATGCCCGCTTCGAGCCCGGCACCCGCCTGCCCCGCCACTACCATTCCGGCGTGGTCCATTTCTTCACCACCAAAGGCTCCTGGGCCTATGTCGAACATCCCGAGGATGTCCAGACCGAAGGCAGCTACCTGTTCGAACCCGCAGGTTCCCACCACACCTTCGAATCGAAGGAAGGGACCGAAGGCTTCATGCTGGTCGAGGGCGCGAATGTGAACCTGAACGAGGACGGCTCGCTGATGTTCATCATGGATGCCGGCTGGATCGAGGACGCGGTCAAGCAGGTCGCCCAGGAAACCGGCCAGACCGTGCCGCGCTACATCCGCCCGGGCGCCGTCAATCAGGGCTAA
- a CDS encoding ZIP family metal transporter, producing the protein MSGLWQVLLLSLLPGLGNFIGGLAAEFGPNSPRALNRALHAASGIVIAIVAVELMPEAVAVLDGWWIAAGFAAGAMAYILIDRFVESLQEKDEGTTSSRMWMIYVAVAVDLASDGLMLGSGAALSWGLALTLALGQVLADLPEGYAVIANFRAKGVPRARRIWLSASFILFSVGAALLSYLLLRDAPETVKMLALTFVAGLLTVAAVEEMLGEAHEAEEDSKVSVIAFAGGFVLFTLVSAGIEAVIGAG; encoded by the coding sequence ATGAGTGGACTATGGCAGGTTCTGTTGCTGTCCCTGTTACCCGGGCTTGGGAATTTCATCGGCGGACTTGCAGCGGAATTCGGGCCGAATTCGCCGCGCGCGCTGAATCGGGCGCTGCATGCGGCATCCGGGATCGTGATCGCGATCGTTGCGGTCGAACTGATGCCCGAAGCGGTTGCCGTGCTGGACGGCTGGTGGATCGCAGCGGGATTTGCGGCCGGCGCCATGGCCTATATTCTGATCGACAGATTCGTCGAAAGCCTTCAGGAAAAAGACGAAGGCACGACGTCGTCGCGAATGTGGATGATCTATGTTGCGGTCGCGGTGGATCTGGCCAGCGATGGCTTGATGCTGGGATCGGGCGCGGCGCTATCCTGGGGGTTGGCGCTGACGCTGGCTCTGGGGCAGGTGCTGGCCGATCTGCCCGAAGGCTATGCCGTCATTGCCAATTTCCGGGCCAAGGGCGTCCCACGTGCGCGTCGGATCTGGTTGTCGGCCTCTTTCATCCTGTTTTCGGTGGGCGCGGCGCTGCTGTCTTATCTGCTGCTGCGCGACGCCCCAGAAACAGTCAAGATGCTGGCGCTGACATTCGTCGCGGGACTGCTGACCGTCGCCGCCGTCGAAGAGATGCTGGGCGAGGCGCATGAGGCGGAAGAGGACAGCAAAGTCTCGGTCATTGCCTTCGCCGGTGGCTTTGTCCTCTTCACCCTTGTGTCAGCCGGGATCGAAGCCGTGATCGGCGCGGGTTAG
- a CDS encoding NADPH-dependent F420 reductase produces MRIGILGAGGMGGRLGTIWSRCGHEVTFSYARSQEKLEKLAQEAGPTARSGTPAQAVADADVVLIAVHWSRIDDVLAQAGDLSGKVVLTCSLAMSEDNSHLVLGHTSSGPEALAEKAPGAQVVGAFNTIPGEILFPLFEARGKDQTPPDLIYCGDNRAAKERVAALIRDVGFNPVDLGKLRSSRYMEPFGLVVSLLAYGGKDGPELGYRFVRV; encoded by the coding sequence ATGCGTATTGGAATATTGGGCGCGGGCGGAATGGGCGGCAGGCTGGGGACGATCTGGTCCCGCTGCGGCCATGAGGTCACTTTCAGCTATGCCCGCAGTCAGGAGAAGCTTGAAAAGCTGGCGCAAGAAGCCGGTCCCACGGCCCGGAGCGGAACCCCCGCCCAGGCTGTGGCGGATGCAGACGTAGTGCTGATCGCCGTGCATTGGTCGCGCATCGACGATGTTCTTGCGCAGGCGGGCGATCTGTCCGGCAAGGTCGTTCTGACCTGTTCGCTGGCGATGAGCGAGGATAACAGCCATCTGGTTCTTGGCCATACGAGTTCCGGCCCTGAAGCCTTGGCGGAAAAGGCACCGGGTGCGCAGGTGGTGGGTGCCTTCAACACCATTCCCGGAGAAATCCTGTTTCCCCTCTTCGAGGCCAGGGGCAAGGATCAGACCCCGCCCGACCTGATCTATTGCGGCGATAACCGCGCGGCCAAAGAACGCGTTGCCGCGCTGATCCGCGATGTCGGCTTCAACCCGGTCGATCTGGGCAAGTTGCGGAGCTCGCGCTATATGGAACCCTTTGGCCTGGTCGTCTCATTGCTGGCCTATGGCGGCAAGGACGGCCCGGAACTGGGCTACCGTTTCGTCCGGGTCTAA